In Apium graveolens cultivar Ventura unplaced genomic scaffold, ASM990537v1 ctg2958, whole genome shotgun sequence, a genomic segment contains:
- the LOC141700825 gene encoding mitochondrial import inner membrane translocase subunit TIM44-2-like isoform X2 translates to MRDVAPMSDADSKTTGLSIPRRSSGDEARLTRSKELYHRQSATQHLQEAAMFLGIASSRHQVEGQSINESVFGETAAGISVKEIRRRDPSFSLPEFRDEVQEVVRPILNAYYKGDVKFLKKYCIPEVIEPCSAEHKAYASQNIVVDKKVK, encoded by the exons ATGAGAGATGTTGCTCCGATGAGCGATGCGGACTCTAAGACTACAGGTCTAAGCATTCCGAGACGGAGCAGCGGAGACGAAGCAAGATTAACGAGAAGCAAG GAGTTATATCACAGACAATCAGCAACACAACATCTTCAGGAGGCAGCAATGTTTCTGGGAATAGCCAGTTCTCGGCATCAAGTGGAGGGTCAGAG TATCAACGAGAGCGTCTTTGGGGAAACAGCTGCTGGAATATCAGTTAAAGAAATACGTCGTCGAGATCC ATCTTTCTCGTTGCCAGAATTTAGGGACGAGGTTCAAGAAGTTGTCAGGCCAATCCTCAATGCTTACTATAAA GGAGATGTCAAATTTCTGAAGAAGTATTGTATCCCTGAAGTAATTGAACCGTGTAGTGCAGAACACAAGGCTTATGCAAGCCAAAATATTGTAGTTGATAAAAAGGTAAAATAG
- the LOC141700825 gene encoding mitochondrial import inner membrane translocase subunit TIM44-2-like isoform X1, whose protein sequence is MRDVAPMSDADSKTTGLSIPRRSSGDEARLTRSKVLFEELYHRQSATQHLQEAAMFLGIASSRHQVEGQSINESVFGETAAGISVKEIRRRDPSFSLPEFRDEVQEVVRPILNAYYKGDVKFLKKYCIPEVIEPCSAEHKAYASQNIVVDKKVK, encoded by the exons ATGAGAGATGTTGCTCCGATGAGCGATGCGGACTCTAAGACTACAGGTCTAAGCATTCCGAGACGGAGCAGCGGAGACGAAGCAAGATTAACGAGAAGCAAGGTTCTTTTTGAG GAGTTATATCACAGACAATCAGCAACACAACATCTTCAGGAGGCAGCAATGTTTCTGGGAATAGCCAGTTCTCGGCATCAAGTGGAGGGTCAGAG TATCAACGAGAGCGTCTTTGGGGAAACAGCTGCTGGAATATCAGTTAAAGAAATACGTCGTCGAGATCC ATCTTTCTCGTTGCCAGAATTTAGGGACGAGGTTCAAGAAGTTGTCAGGCCAATCCTCAATGCTTACTATAAA GGAGATGTCAAATTTCTGAAGAAGTATTGTATCCCTGAAGTAATTGAACCGTGTAGTGCAGAACACAAGGCTTATGCAAGCCAAAATATTGTAGTTGATAAAAAGGTAAAATAG
- the LOC141700827 gene encoding uncharacterized protein LOC141700827, which translates to MPRHRSNTDEGAHMMTQLADTLATLVGNQQNGPRSLISEFKRLTPPVFEGSTNPSEVDKWLQEMEKIFELLGSTDEQKVNLASYQLQGSAYDWWLIEKMRTVRAKLECDFIRLEQGEKQTVSEYEAEFARLAKYMPTLVAGEISRARRFEEGLRNEIKRHVAAFELNSYKMVLNKALIVERG; encoded by the exons ATGCCTCGTCATAGAAGTAACACTGATGAAGGTGCGCACATGATGACTCAATTGGCAGACACATTGGCGACATTGGTAGGGAACCAGCAAAATGGACCTAGGAGTTTGATATCTGAATTTAAGAGGCTAACTCCTCCAGTTTTTGAAGGATCTACAAATCCTTCAGAAGTGGATAAGTGGCTACAAGAGATGGAGAAGATTTTTGAGTTACTAGGAAGTACGGACGAGCAGAAGGTTAATTTGGCAAGCTACCAACTCCAAGGAAGTGCTTACGACTGGTGGCTAATAGAGAAGATGCG GACGGTACGAGCTAAGTTGGAGTGCGATTTTATAAGGTTGGAACAAGGAGAAAAGCAAACTGTCTCGGAATATGAGGCTGAATTCGCCCGTTTGGCTAAGTATATGCCAACTTTGGTGGCGGGCGAGATTAGTAGGGCACGTAGATTTGAGGAAGGATTACGTAATGAGATTAAGAGGCATGTGGCTGCTTTTGAGCTAAACAGCTACAAGATGGTGTTGAACAAGGCTTTAATAGTCGAGAGGGGCTAG